The sequence below is a genomic window from Nocardia fluminea.
GGGCATCGACCTCGTCATCGCCATGCACGCCGTCGTGCGGGCGGGCGGCGCGTACGTGCCGATCGACCCCGACCATCCGGCCGACCGGATCGCCTACATCGTCACCACGGCGGCACCGCTGTGCGTGCTCACCACAGCCACCGACGGACTGCCGATCTCCGTCGACGTTCCCGTCTTCGAACTGGATCACCGCGCGCTGCGAGACCTGTCTACGGAACCGGTGACCGATGCCGAGCGGATCGCGCCGCTGCGTCCCGAGCACCCCGCGTACATCATCTTCACCTCGGGTTCCACGGGCGTGCCCAAGGGCGTCACCGTTCCGCACGCGGCGATCGTCAATCAGCTCGGCTGGCTGCACGAGCGCTTCACCATGACCACTGCCGACCGGGTGCTACTGAAGACCCCTGCCACCTTCGACCTGTCGGTCTGGGAGTTCTGGTCACCGCTGACCTCCGGCGGCGCCCTGATCGTCACCCGTCCCGGCGACGAACGCGACCCGGATCGCCTGCGCGCCACCATGACCCGGCACGGCGTCACGGTCCTGCACGCCGTGCCCTCGCTGGTCGGCATGCTGCTGACGACCGAAGAGACTCCCGCACTGCCTGTTTCGTTGCGCGCCGTCCTCGCGATCGGCGAAGCACTGCCCGCCTCAACGGCCAACCGGTTCCGTGCCGTCGGCACCACCGCGGTCCTGCACAACCTGTACGGCCCGACCGAGGCTGCTGTCTCGATCACCGAATACGAAGTGGGCCAAGAGCTGTCGCACGTCGTTCCGATCGGCGCTCCGGTCTGGAACAGCGCGCTCTACGTCCTCGACGCCCGCTTGAAACCGGTCCCGATCGGCGTCGCGGGCGAGCTCTACCTGGCGGGCGATCAGCTCGCCCGCGGCTACCACGGGCGGCGCGCCCTCACCGCCGACCGGTTCGTCGCGAACCCCTTCGCCGACACCGGCTCGCGGATGTATCGCACCGGCGACATCGTCCGTTGGCGCGCAGACGGCACCCTCGAGTACCTCGAACGCGCCGATTTCCAGGTCAAGATCGGCGGCTTCCGCATCGAACTCGGCGAGGTCGAAACAGCCCTGCTGCGCTGCGCCGACGTCCGAGCGGCAGTCGCGGTCGCCACGACCGACGAGCGTGCGGGCGCCCGCCTGATCGCCTACGCGGCGGTCGCGGACCTGACCCCGGGCAGCGAACTCGCCGTGGCCGCCCGCCTGCGCGGTGAACTCGCCGCCGACCTGCCCGCCTACATGGTTCCGGCCGCGCTGGTGGTGCTCGACGCGCTGCCCCTCAACGCCAACGGCAAAGTCGATCGGAAGGCACTGCCCGAACCGCGGTTCGCCGAAGCGGCCTTCCGCGCCCCTGTCACGGCGATCGAACAGCTTGTCGCCCAGACCTTCACCGAAGTGATCGGTTGCGCGAGCGCCGGGCTCGACGACGACTTCTTCGCCCTCGGCGGCAATTCGCTGATGGCGACCCGCCTGGCCGCCCGCCTCGGCGCCGCGCTCGGCGCGCACGTCGCGGTAGCGGCGGTCTTCGACGCACCGACGGTCGGCGCACTGGCCGCCCACCTCGCCACCGCCGATCGCGCCGTCGCCCGCCCCCCGCTGGCCAAGCGCACCAGCGAAGGTCCCGCGGTCCTCTCGCCCGCGCAGCAGCGCATGTGGGTGCTGCACCAGCTCTCGCCCCAGTCCTCGGCCTATCACATCCCGGCCGCCATCCGGCTGACCGGCGAGCTCGACCTACCAGCCCTACAGGCGGCCGTCGCCGACCTCTTGGCCCGGCACGACACCCTGCGCACCCGGTACCCGGACACCGCCGCCGGCCCCGTTCAGCAGGTGATGCCCGCCTGGTCCGCCGCCGTCGATCTCACCCCCATCCCGGTCGCGCCCGCCGATGTGGAAACCCGGATCGCGGCACTGGTCGCGCAGCCCTTCGACATCACCGCCGCGCCGCCGATCCGGGTCGCGCTCTATCGGCTCGGCACCGACGATCACGTGCTCGTCGTCGTGGTGCACCACATCAGCGCCGACGGCTATTCGATCGACCCGCTCACCCGCGACCTGGTGCGCGCCTACGTGGATCGCAGCGCGGGACGCGAGCCGGGGTGGGCCCCCTTGGCGATCCAGTACGGCGACTTCAGCACCTGGCAGCGCGACCTGCTCGGCTCCGGCACCGACCTCGACAGCGTGCTCAGCCAGCAGCTCGCCTACTGGACTCGCGAGCTCGCGGGCGCACCCGAACTGCTGGCTCTGCCGACAGACCGACCGCGCGCCGCCCGCCGCGAAATGCGCGGTGCGACGATCGAATTCGAGATCGACAGCGCTCTCACCCGCCGCCTCGACGGCATCGCCCGCGCCAACGGAACCACCCTGTTCACGCTGATCCACAGCGCACTGGCGGTTCTGCTGGCCAAGCAGTCCGGCAGCGCCGACATCACCATCGGCGCGCCGGTCTCCGGGCGCGGCGCCCGCGAGCTCGACGACCTCGTCGGCATGTTCGTCAACACCGTCGCCCTGCGCACCGAGATCGACGCCCGCGCACCGTTCACCGACCTGCTCGCCCAGGCCAAGCGCCGCGACCTGGCCGCGCTGTCGCATGCCGACGTCCCGTTCGAGCAGGTGGTCGATGCCGTCGGCCGCACCCGCACCGGTGCCTACACTCCGCTGTTCCAGGTGATGCTGACCTTCCAGAACATGCCGCCCGGCGGCATCGAACTACCCGGCCTCCACGTCCAGACCCTCGACCCCGGCCTCACCGAAGCCAAATTCGACCTGCACCTCACCGCCCTGCAGCGCTACGCGGGCAACGGCGCGCTGGACGGCCTCGACGTCCACTTCGGTTACGCCACAGACCTGTTCGACCAGTCGACGGTCCGCACCATGGCCGAGCGATTCCGCAAGGTCCTCACCACCGTCGCCGCCGACCCCACTGTCGCGGTGCGCGCTATCGACCTGCGCACCGACGCCGAAAAGACCCCGACCACCTACACCATCGCCGATCTTCCTGGCCTCGTCGGCTCGGCAGCTCGGCTCGCGCCGGCGACCGTGGCATTCACCCACGGCGAGCACGCCATCTCCTACGGAGCACTCGACGCCAAACTCACCGCGGTGAGCAGGGCGATGGGCGCGAAGATGAAACCTGAAGCGTTGGTGAACGTCGCGCTGGCCGGCCTCGTGCCGGGCGTGCTCGCCGCACTCGGCGCGGCCGGTCTCACTTCCACTCTGCAAACACTGGTGACCGATGCTGCCGCGGTAATCGCCGGGACAGCGTCGGTTGACGACTCGGAAGGACAACTCTGATGTCGCACACGGATTCGGTCACGACCGCCGCCACCCTCGCCGCGCTCCTGCGCGACCTGGACGGCGATCGGCCACGTGACCCGGCGACCCTGCTCGCCGCCTTCTCCACCTACGCCGAGCGCGAACCCGACATCCTCGCGGTGCGCGACGGCGACATCACGCTCACCTACGGCGAACTCGCCGAGCGTGTCGATGCGCTGGCCGCGGCTCTCCTCGAGCACGGTGTCGGCCCTGAAACCACTGTCGCGGTGTCGCTTCCGCGTTCGGCCGAACTGGTGGTCGCCGTGCACGCGGTACTCGCCGCAGGCGGTGCGTTCGTGCTGCTCGACCCCGCCGGGTCCGGTGATCTGCAACAGCGCACCGCCGCGCTGGCCGCACCAGCCCTGATCCTCACCAGCGACGGGACACCGCACCCCGCCGGGTTCCCGGTTTTGCGCACCGATGCCACGGTCGATGTCACCCCCGATGAGCTACCGGGGCCGAGCGCGGACAACCCCGCCTACCTGGTCGTCGATGTGGTCGCCTCGACGGCGGTCGTCGTCGGGCATCGCGCGGCACAGGCGAATTCGAGCTGGCGCCAGCGCCTCTGCGGGATCGGCGCGGGCGACTCGGTGCTCTGGCACGCACCGCTGGCCGGGCAGGCCGCGATCGGTGAGATGCTGCTCGCTCTGCAGACGGGCGCGACGCTGGTGGTCTCGCCATCGGAGGTGCTAGCCGAAGCGATCGCCGAAACACAGGTCACCGCAGCGTGTTTCGACCACGCGGAGCTCGCCGAACTGGCGGCGCTGCCCGATGCGGAGCAGCGCCTGGACTCACTGCGCGTGGTGCTCGGCTCGGGCGGGCCACTTCTCGCGCAAACCGCCGCGGCTCTGCGCGCGGTGAGCGGCGCGACGCTGTGGCACGTCTACGGCAGGCCCGAGACCGCGGGCGAGTTCGTCGCGCACGAGGTGACCGGGGCTGACCTGGAGGTGGTCCCGTTCGGATGCGCCGCCGACGATGTCGAATTGCTGATCCTCGACGAGCACCTGTGCCCGGTCGCCGACGGCGAAATCGGCGAACTCTACGTCTCCGGTGTGCAATTGGCGCGCGGGTACGTCGGCAGGCAGGCCACCGCGGCGACCTTCCTCGCCAATCCCATCGGCCCGGTGGACGACCGCATGTTCGCCACCGGCGACCTGGTGCGCCGCAGGCCGCCGGGCGATGCCTGGACCGCCGAGATCGAATTCGTCGGCCGCATCGATGACGGGCCCTTCACCCGCTCGACCGGGCTCGCCGACGAACTGCTGCTCGACGAGTTCGAAGCACAGGCCGCCGCGACCCCTTTCGACCCGGCCGTCGTCCACGCGCCGACCGACGGCCCGGCCTCGATCATCACCTACGGTGACCTCGACCGGCGCACCAATCAGCTGGCCCGGCATCTGAGCG
It includes:
- a CDS encoding AMP-binding protein, which codes for MSHTDSVTTAATLAALLRDLDGDRPRDPATLLAAFSTYAEREPDILAVRDGDITLTYGELAERVDALAAALLEHGVGPETTVAVSLPRSAELVVAVHAVLAAGGAFVLLDPAGSGDLQQRTAALAAPALILTSDGTPHPAGFPVLRTDATVDVTPDELPGPSADNPAYLVVDVVASTAVVVGHRAAQANSSWRQRLCGIGAGDSVLWHAPLAGQAAIGEMLLALQTGATLVVSPSEVLAEAIAETQVTAACFDHAELAELAALPDAEQRLDSLRVVLGSGGPLLAQTAAALRAVSGATLWHVYGRPETAGEFVAHEVTGADLEVVPFGCAADDVELLILDEHLCPVADGEIGELYVSGVQLARGYVGRQATAATFLANPIGPVDDRMFATGDLVRRRPPGDAWTAEIEFVGRIDDGPFTRSTGLADELLLDEFEAQAAATPFDPAVVHAPTDGPASIITYGDLDRRTNQLARHLSALGIGPESAVLVDVPRSIEFVVATYAVLKAGGTVVPIDTGNPRLPPIVNPALALTVAAREHLGTYDIPTVTIDRASLSTYSSEPIARGEHRVPILPQHPAFVLFPPGTTHSVTISHAAAVHRVTAMQARHHLSTRDVYLHQSHTGDATAWHGYLLPLRVGATVVLTEPPDPTRLAALIAAYGITTTDFTPHFPPGTNHRDRLFRTGELAHHEIEGTPAALAHLATLLGKATP